A region from the Paraburkholderia youngii genome encodes:
- a CDS encoding TetR/AcrR family transcriptional regulator, giving the protein MTHDTNPTAQNDAAQPGTARDRLLDAAEALIYAGGIHATGVDAIVRQSGTARKSFYTHFESKDALIAAALERRDERWMNWFIASTQRYGKNARKRLLGMFDVLREWFASADFHGCAFLNAAGEIESADDPIRVVARKHKARLLDFVRAECDAFAAQAQIDARRAAPLARQWLVLLDGAIAVALVSGEAAAALDAQTVGKTLLDAAAKPAAIKRPPSRRTARPD; this is encoded by the coding sequence ATGACACACGATACGAATCCGACTGCCCAAAACGACGCGGCCCAGCCCGGCACCGCGCGCGACCGCCTGCTCGATGCCGCGGAGGCGCTCATTTACGCCGGCGGCATCCACGCAACCGGCGTCGATGCGATCGTGCGGCAGTCCGGCACCGCGCGCAAAAGCTTCTACACGCATTTCGAATCGAAAGACGCGCTGATCGCGGCCGCGCTCGAACGGCGCGACGAGCGCTGGATGAACTGGTTTATCGCCAGCACGCAACGGTACGGTAAGAATGCGCGCAAACGCCTGCTCGGCATGTTCGACGTGCTGCGCGAGTGGTTCGCATCGGCTGATTTTCATGGCTGCGCGTTTCTGAACGCGGCCGGCGAAATCGAATCGGCCGACGATCCGATCCGCGTCGTCGCACGCAAACACAAGGCCCGTCTGCTCGATTTCGTGCGCGCCGAATGCGACGCGTTCGCGGCGCAAGCGCAAATCGATGCGCGTCGCGCGGCGCCGCTCGCGCGGCAATGGCTCGTCCTGCTCGACGGCGCGATCGCGGTGGCGCTCGTCAGCGGCGAAGCCGCTGCGGCGCTCGACGCGCAGACCGTCGGCAAGACCTTGCTCGACGCGGCAGCGAAA